The following proteins come from a genomic window of Rhodobium gokarnense:
- a CDS encoding ABC transporter substrate-binding protein translates to MRKTFMASAVLAAALTLPAQAADYKVGLLLPYSGVYASLGNDITAGFNLAVEHFGKDLGDDSLTLVQEDTEVKPPVGLAKARKLVLQDKVDAISGIVSSGVLAALRDFVHQTETPLIVANAGNDQMTGERCSPYIIRVSFSNGQVNRPMGPWLVEKGVKKIYTLAPDYAAGHQMIEAFSKSFTEAGGEIVDGQFTPFRKTKDFGPYLTAAAASGADGIFVFYAGGEAIGFVKQYGEFGINEKMPLYGSGWLTSPLYVAAEGKAADGVITSLNYSPSIENPENERFQKDYMATHDRPASEYAVQGYDAGRLVIEAIKASGGDKDAFKKNLSKVKFSGPRGPLEIDPATNNIVQNIYIYETKVAEDGSTSQEILDVVEAVRDAPNGCQMN, encoded by the coding sequence ATGCGAAAGACTTTCATGGCGTCCGCCGTTCTGGCGGCGGCGCTGACGCTGCCCGCTCAGGCAGCGGACTACAAGGTCGGGCTGCTGCTGCCCTATTCGGGCGTCTATGCCTCGCTCGGCAATGACATCACCGCCGGCTTCAACCTTGCGGTCGAGCATTTCGGCAAGGATCTCGGCGACGACAGCCTGACCCTCGTCCAGGAAGACACCGAGGTGAAGCCGCCGGTCGGCCTCGCCAAGGCGCGCAAGCTGGTCCTGCAGGACAAGGTCGACGCCATTTCCGGCATCGTCTCGTCCGGCGTTCTCGCCGCCCTGCGCGACTTCGTGCACCAGACGGAGACCCCGCTTATCGTCGCCAATGCCGGCAACGACCAGATGACCGGCGAGCGCTGCAGCCCCTACATCATCCGCGTGTCCTTCTCCAACGGCCAGGTCAACCGGCCGATGGGCCCGTGGCTGGTCGAAAAGGGCGTCAAGAAGATCTACACCCTGGCGCCGGACTATGCCGCCGGCCACCAGATGATCGAGGCGTTCTCCAAGTCCTTCACCGAGGCTGGCGGCGAGATCGTCGACGGCCAGTTCACGCCGTTCCGCAAGACCAAGGACTTCGGCCCGTACCTGACGGCCGCTGCCGCCAGCGGCGCCGACGGCATCTTCGTCTTCTATGCCGGCGGCGAGGCGATCGGCTTCGTCAAGCAGTACGGCGAATTCGGCATCAACGAGAAGATGCCGCTCTACGGCTCCGGCTGGCTGACCTCGCCGCTCTATGTGGCCGCCGAAGGCAAGGCCGCCGACGGCGTCATCACCTCGCTGAACTATTCGCCGAGCATCGAGAACCCCGAGAACGAGCGCTTCCAGAAGGACTACATGGCCACCCATGACCGTCCGGCCTCGGAATACGCCGTCCAGGGCTACGATGCCGGCCGGCTGGTCATCGAGGCCATCAAGGCCTCCGGCGGCGACAAGGACGCCTTCAAGAAGAACCTCTCCAAGGTCAAGTTCTCCGGCCCGCGCGGCCCCCTGGAGATCGACCCGGCGACCAACAACATCGTCCAGAACATCTACATCTACGAGACCAAGGTCGCCGAGGACGGTTCCACGTCCCAGGAGATCCTGGATGTCGTCGAGGCCGTTCGCGACGCGCCGAACGGCTGCCAGATGAACTGA
- a CDS encoding branched-chain amino acid ABC transporter permease codes for MYYPSKLRSAVAALLFVAGIVAAFQAGYFGKEILVEIALYALLALSLDFLAGFGGMVSLGHAAFYGIGGYAYVILSMQAGVPPLAAMGLALVPCFAAGWLLGIVTSKVRGIFYIMATLAFGQMIYVFTFQNRMLGGSDGIAGVPRIDLSAIGIDMNDPSIFACAVVVATGLVYLVFSRILTSSFGRTLVGLHRNENRMRALGLSVRWYKAMASALAGTAAGFAGTIAAQHTMFVSPGMMDWTTSGEVLIMVILGGLETLIGPIVGAAFVVLLKHEISEFTNHWHFFIGVFLIVAILAGGKGLYGSLEAGVARLTRKKPVADDASDAAPAETPEAGNA; via the coding sequence ATGTACTATCCCTCAAAGCTCCGCTCCGCCGTCGCCGCACTCCTTTTCGTCGCCGGCATCGTTGCCGCCTTCCAGGCCGGCTATTTCGGCAAGGAGATCCTCGTCGAGATCGCGCTCTACGCGCTTCTGGCCTTGAGCCTCGACTTCCTCGCCGGCTTCGGCGGCATGGTCTCCCTCGGCCACGCCGCCTTCTACGGCATCGGCGGCTATGCCTATGTGATCCTGTCGATGCAGGCCGGCGTGCCGCCGCTCGCCGCCATGGGGCTGGCGCTCGTTCCCTGCTTTGCCGCCGGCTGGCTCCTCGGCATCGTCACCTCCAAGGTGCGCGGCATCTTCTACATCATGGCGACGCTCGCCTTCGGCCAGATGATCTACGTCTTCACCTTCCAGAACCGCATGCTCGGCGGCAGCGACGGCATCGCCGGCGTGCCGCGCATCGACCTTTCCGCCATCGGCATCGACATGAACGACCCCAGCATCTTTGCCTGCGCCGTCGTCGTCGCCACCGGCCTCGTCTATCTCGTGTTCTCGCGCATCCTGACGTCGAGCTTCGGGCGAACGCTCGTCGGCCTCCACCGCAACGAAAACCGCATGCGCGCCCTCGGCCTCTCGGTGCGCTGGTACAAGGCGATGGCGAGCGCGCTCGCCGGCACGGCGGCAGGCTTTGCCGGCACCATCGCCGCCCAGCACACCATGTTCGTCTCGCCCGGCATGATGGACTGGACCACCTCCGGCGAGGTGCTGATCATGGTCATCCTCGGTGGCCTTGAAACCCTCATCGGCCCGATCGTCGGCGCCGCCTTCGTCGTGCTGCTGAAGCACGAGATCTCCGAATTCACCAACCACTGGCACTTCTTCATCGGCGTCTTCCTGATCGTCGCCATCCTTGCCGGCGGCAAGGGCCTCTATGGCTCGCTGGAAGCCGGCGTTGCCCGGCTGACCCGCAAGAAGCCGGTTGCGGACGACGCGTCTGACGCCGCCCCCGCCGAAACCCCGGAGGCCGGCAATGCTTGA
- the boxC gene encoding 2,3-epoxybenzoyl-CoA dihydrolase produces MKRISAPKGGPMTIDFQTDPSKYRHWRIDTDGPIATLTMDVDENAGLFDGYQLKLNSYDLGVDIELADAIQRLRFEHPEVKAVVLKSGKDRVFCAGANIRMLGGATHAHKVNFCKFTNETRNAMEAAGTLSGQTYIAAVQGACAGGGYELALATDHIILTDDGSSSVALPEVPLLAVLPGTGGLTRVTDKRKVRRDLADVFCSIEEGIKGKRAVDWRLVDEIATNSKFDEVVAERANEIASRSDRPDDAKGVSLTPLQRTITDNAVTYSTVSLELDRDTRVATITITGPDADAPADTDALAAQGADAWCLRFARELDDAILHLRFNEPDTAAVVFKTVGDPEKVVAQEAFLLANDGNWLAREILLYWQRLFKRIDLTSRTLVALVEPGSCFAGPLAEIAFAADRSYMLIGQFEGDNRPEATLTLTEGNFGRYPMSNDLTRLQTRFLGEPESVDKAKAACGTALDATEADDLGLVTFAYDDIDWEDEIRIFLEERASFSPDALTGMEANLRFAGPETMETRIFGRLTAWQNWIFQRPNAVGENGALRRYGSGIRGDYDTTRV; encoded by the coding sequence ATGAAACGAATATCGGCCCCTAAGGGAGGACCCATGACCATCGACTTCCAAACCGACCCGTCAAAATACCGGCACTGGCGGATCGACACCGACGGGCCGATCGCCACGCTGACCATGGACGTGGACGAGAACGCGGGCCTCTTCGACGGCTACCAGCTGAAGCTCAACTCCTACGACCTCGGCGTCGACATCGAGCTTGCCGACGCCATCCAGCGGCTGCGCTTCGAGCATCCGGAGGTCAAGGCCGTGGTGCTGAAGTCCGGCAAGGACCGGGTGTTCTGCGCCGGCGCCAACATCCGCATGCTCGGCGGCGCGACCCACGCCCACAAGGTCAATTTCTGCAAGTTCACCAACGAGACCCGCAACGCCATGGAAGCGGCCGGCACCCTGTCGGGCCAGACCTACATCGCCGCGGTCCAGGGCGCCTGCGCCGGCGGCGGCTACGAGCTGGCGCTCGCCACCGACCACATCATCCTGACCGACGACGGCTCGTCCTCCGTCGCCCTTCCCGAGGTGCCGCTCCTTGCCGTCCTGCCGGGCACCGGCGGCCTCACCCGCGTCACCGACAAACGCAAGGTCCGCCGCGACCTTGCCGACGTCTTCTGCTCCATCGAGGAAGGCATCAAGGGCAAGCGCGCCGTCGACTGGCGGCTCGTCGACGAGATCGCCACCAATTCCAAGTTCGACGAAGTGGTCGCCGAGCGGGCGAACGAGATCGCGTCCCGCTCCGACCGGCCGGACGACGCCAAGGGCGTTTCGCTGACGCCGCTCCAGCGCACCATTACCGACAACGCGGTCACCTATTCGACCGTGTCGCTGGAGCTCGACCGCGACACCCGCGTGGCGACGATCACCATCACCGGCCCCGATGCGGATGCGCCGGCCGACACCGATGCGCTTGCCGCGCAAGGCGCCGACGCCTGGTGCCTCCGGTTTGCCCGCGAGCTGGACGATGCGATCCTGCACCTGCGCTTCAACGAGCCGGACACCGCCGCCGTCGTCTTCAAGACCGTCGGCGACCCGGAAAAGGTCGTCGCCCAGGAGGCCTTCCTTCTGGCCAATGACGGCAACTGGCTCGCCCGCGAGATCCTTCTTTACTGGCAGCGCCTCTTCAAGCGCATCGACCTCACCTCGCGCACCCTCGTGGCGCTGGTCGAGCCCGGCTCCTGCTTTGCCGGCCCGCTTGCCGAAATCGCCTTTGCCGCGGACCGGAGCTACATGCTGATCGGCCAGTTCGAGGGCGACAACCGGCCGGAGGCGACGCTGACGCTGACGGAAGGCAATTTCGGCCGCTATCCGATGTCGAACGACCTGACGCGGCTGCAGACCCGCTTCCTCGGCGAGCCGGAAAGCGTCGACAAGGCCAAGGCGGCCTGCGGCACGGCGCTCGATGCGACCGAAGCAGACGATCTCGGCCTCGTCACCTTCGCCTATGACGACATCGACTGGGAGGACGAGATCCGCATCTTCCTGGAAGAGCGGGCCTCCTTCTCGCCCGATGCCCTCACCGGCATGGAGGCGAACCTGCGCTTTGCCGGGCCGGAGACCATGGAGACCCGCATCTTCGGGCGGCTCACCGCCTGGCAGAACTGGATTTTCCAGCGCCCCAACGCCGTCGGCGAGAACGGCGCGCTGCGCCGCTACGGCAGCGGCATTCGCGGCGACTACGACACCACGCGCGTCTGA
- a CDS encoding branched-chain amino acid ABC transporter permease — translation MLTDPGYLFVQFLNGLQFSMLLFLLSVGLSVTFGLMNFVNLAHGALYACGAFIGYSIAMATGSFWAAFLLAPLAVCVIGAVLYGVLIRQVRSAGPLTQVLLTFGLIFIFLDAFRVIWGDLALGVSAPTLLATNIHIFGQTYPLYRLFLICLGLAVYLILWLFLERTNIGAMVRASVDNAEMASCLGVNVERLFFAVFCTGCLLAGLAGVVAAPIVSVYPGMDLEILIPTLIVVVIGGLGSLKGAIVGSLLIGMLQTFGQVLIPQLAGSLSYILLGATLILRPEGLFPARAH, via the coding sequence ATGTTGACCGATCCCGGATATCTTTTCGTTCAGTTCCTGAACGGGCTGCAGTTCTCCATGCTGCTGTTCCTGTTGTCGGTCGGGCTGAGCGTCACCTTCGGGCTGATGAACTTCGTCAACCTCGCCCATGGTGCACTCTATGCCTGCGGCGCCTTCATCGGCTATTCCATCGCCATGGCGACCGGCTCGTTCTGGGCCGCGTTCCTTCTTGCCCCGCTTGCCGTCTGCGTCATCGGCGCGGTCCTCTACGGCGTCCTGATCCGCCAGGTCCGCTCCGCCGGCCCGCTGACCCAGGTGCTGCTGACCTTCGGGCTCATCTTCATCTTCCTCGATGCCTTCCGGGTCATCTGGGGCGACCTTGCCCTCGGCGTCTCCGCGCCGACGCTGCTTGCCACCAACATCCACATCTTCGGCCAGACCTATCCGCTCTACCGCCTGTTCCTGATTTGCCTCGGCCTTGCCGTCTACCTGATCCTCTGGCTGTTCCTGGAGCGCACCAATATCGGCGCCATGGTGCGGGCCTCCGTCGACAATGCGGAAATGGCCTCCTGCCTCGGCGTCAATGTGGAGCGGCTGTTCTTCGCGGTCTTCTGCACCGGCTGCCTGCTTGCCGGTCTTGCCGGCGTCGTCGCCGCGCCCATCGTTTCGGTCTATCCGGGCATGGACCTTGAGATCCTGATCCCGACGCTCATCGTCGTCGTCATCGGCGGCCTCGGCAGCCTCAAGGGTGCCATCGTCGGCTCGCTCCTGATCGGCATGCTGCAGACCTTCGGCCAGGTGCTGATCCCGCAGCTTGCCGGCTCGCTCAGCTACATCCTCCTCGGCGCAACGCTCATCCTCAGGCCCGAGGGCCTGTTCCCGGCGCGGGCGCACTGA
- a CDS encoding benzoate-CoA ligase family protein, translated as MDDKRIFNVAVDFIDRNVDAGRGDKPAFIEGERSLTYGELQADSERMVGLLSRFGLRREDRVAMITLDTIEYPVIFLGAIRAGVIPVALNTLLSGEQYRYMLSDSRAKALFVSEPLYQTVAPILASIPTLEHVFVVGHPVAGTLDFAAELAASERGATAETTADEVAFWLYSSGSTGAPKGVPHVQTSAAETATLFGTNIIGFSENDVVFSAAKLFFAYGLGNGLSFPMAAGATTILYPARPTPQAVFDILQTYQPTVFCGVPTLYAAMLAYPEAGPAMGSPKLRICVSAGEALPEDVGKRWKKLFGVDIVDGVGSTEMLHIFLSNKPDDIVYGTSGKPVPGYDVRLVDEHDADVADGEVGELLVRGTTAAVGYWNQREKSRRTFMGEWTRTGDKYTRDASGNYVYCGRTDDMFKVSGIWVSPFEVESALISHPGVLEAAVVPRADGENLIKPCAFVVPKNGADLDYDMLKEHVKSEIGKWKYPRWIEFVDELPKTATGKIQRFKLREML; from the coding sequence ATGGACGACAAGCGCATCTTCAATGTCGCGGTGGATTTCATCGACCGCAATGTGGACGCCGGGCGCGGCGACAAGCCGGCCTTCATCGAGGGCGAGCGCAGCCTCACCTATGGTGAGCTTCAGGCGGATAGCGAGCGCATGGTCGGGCTCCTTTCCCGCTTCGGGTTGAGGCGCGAGGACCGGGTGGCGATGATCACCCTCGATACGATCGAATATCCGGTCATCTTCCTCGGCGCGATCCGCGCCGGCGTCATCCCGGTGGCGCTGAACACGCTGCTGTCGGGCGAGCAGTACCGCTACATGCTCTCCGATTCCCGCGCCAAGGCCCTCTTCGTCTCCGAGCCGCTCTACCAGACCGTGGCGCCGATCCTTGCCTCGATCCCGACGCTGGAGCATGTCTTCGTCGTCGGCCATCCGGTTGCGGGAACGCTGGACTTCGCCGCCGAACTCGCCGCCTCGGAGCGCGGCGCGACGGCCGAGACGACCGCCGACGAGGTCGCCTTCTGGCTCTATTCCTCCGGCTCGACCGGCGCGCCGAAGGGCGTGCCGCATGTGCAGACGAGCGCGGCGGAAACCGCAACGCTCTTCGGCACCAACATCATCGGCTTTTCGGAGAACGACGTCGTCTTTTCCGCAGCCAAGCTGTTCTTTGCCTATGGGCTCGGCAACGGCCTGTCATTCCCGATGGCGGCCGGCGCCACCACCATCCTCTATCCCGCCCGGCCGACGCCGCAGGCGGTCTTTGACATCCTGCAGACATACCAGCCGACCGTCTTTTGCGGCGTGCCGACGCTCTATGCGGCGATGCTTGCCTATCCGGAGGCCGGGCCCGCGATGGGCTCGCCGAAGCTGCGGATCTGCGTTTCGGCCGGCGAGGCGCTGCCGGAGGATGTGGGCAAGCGCTGGAAGAAGCTTTTCGGCGTCGACATCGTCGACGGCGTCGGCTCCACGGAAATGCTGCACATCTTCCTGTCCAACAAGCCGGACGACATCGTCTACGGCACCTCCGGCAAGCCGGTGCCGGGCTATGACGTCCGGCTGGTCGACGAGCACGACGCCGATGTCGCCGACGGCGAGGTCGGCGAACTTCTGGTGCGCGGCACGACGGCCGCCGTCGGCTACTGGAACCAGCGGGAAAAGAGCCGGCGCACCTTCATGGGCGAATGGACCCGCACCGGCGACAAATACACCCGCGATGCCAGCGGCAACTACGTCTATTGCGGGCGCACCGACGACATGTTCAAGGTCAGCGGCATCTGGGTCTCCCCGTTCGAAGTGGAGTCCGCGCTGATCTCCCATCCGGGCGTCCTGGAAGCCGCCGTCGTGCCGCGGGCGGACGGGGAGAACCTCATCAAGCCCTGTGCCTTCGTGGTGCCGAAGAACGGCGCCGACCTCGACTACGACATGCTCAAGGAGCACGTGAAGTCGGAAATCGGCAAGTGGAAGTATCCGCGCTGGATCGAGTTTGTCGACGAGCTGCCGAAGACCGCCACCGGCAAGATCCAGCGCTTCAAGCTGCGCGAAATGCTATGA
- a CDS encoding DUF4863 family protein, which produces MDTFKTSIATVVDAIGARPLDGALADHLNRSFPANGDIVTTLAEACARGEEDGWLMQREAGGIKFGRAVKPGAEAGRFSVDVVRMKDVKGPHHVHTNGEIGLVMPIDGAPRFDGFDGPWYVYEPGSAHHPTVSGGDAYVLYLLPEGAIEFTGK; this is translated from the coding sequence ATGGACACATTCAAGACTTCGATCGCCACCGTCGTCGATGCCATCGGCGCGCGCCCGCTTGACGGAGCGCTCGCCGATCACCTCAACCGCAGCTTCCCCGCAAACGGTGATATCGTGACGACACTGGCCGAGGCCTGCGCCCGCGGCGAGGAAGACGGCTGGCTGATGCAGCGCGAGGCCGGCGGTATCAAGTTCGGCCGCGCGGTGAAGCCCGGTGCGGAGGCGGGACGCTTCAGCGTCGACGTGGTGCGCATGAAGGACGTCAAGGGCCCGCACCACGTCCACACAAACGGCGAGATCGGGCTCGTCATGCCGATCGACGGCGCGCCGCGCTTCGACGGATTCGACGGCCCCTGGTACGTCTACGAGCCGGGCAGCGCCCACCACCCGACGGTGAGCGGGGGCGACGCCTACGTGCTCTACCTGCTCCCGGAGGGGGCGATCGAGTTCACCGGAAAGTAA
- the boxB gene encoding benzoyl-CoA 2,3-epoxidase subunit BoxB: MNVSYDTQIPNNVSLSDDRRLLKALERWHPGYLDWWQDMGPEGFQESLVYLRTAISVDPKGWAKFDYVKMPEYRWGILLAPQVEDRKIPFGQHFGEPAWQEVPGEYRGLMRRLIVIQGDTEPASVEQQRHLGATAPSLYDMRNLFQVNVEEGRHLWAMVYLLQKYFGADGREESNELLRRRSGSEDAPRMLGAFNEATPDWLSFFMFTYFTDRDGKMQLEALAQSGFDPLSRTCRFMLTEEAHHMFVGETGVGRTIERTCEAMKEAGITDPYDVEKVRALGVVDLPLIQKKLNLHYTLSLDLFGSEVSTNAANAFNAGIKGRFQEHKIEDDHQLVNDTYPVIRLIDGKAVTVQEPALTALNMRLRDDYSKDAGGGVGRWNRIFKKYGVDFELSLPHMAFHRHIGEFSGAYATPDGTLISKDAWEKRRDEWLPNSDDGDYLESLMKPCFETGKFANWITPPKVGIDHKEGDFEYVKIYDA, translated from the coding sequence ATGAACGTCAGCTATGACACGCAAATCCCGAACAATGTCAGCCTGTCCGACGACCGGCGCCTCCTCAAGGCGTTGGAGCGCTGGCATCCGGGCTATCTCGACTGGTGGCAGGACATGGGGCCGGAGGGCTTCCAGGAGTCGCTCGTGTATCTCCGCACCGCCATCAGCGTCGATCCCAAGGGCTGGGCCAAGTTCGACTATGTGAAGATGCCGGAATACCGCTGGGGCATCCTGCTTGCCCCGCAGGTCGAGGACCGCAAGATCCCGTTCGGCCAGCATTTCGGCGAGCCGGCCTGGCAGGAGGTTCCGGGCGAATATCGCGGCCTGATGCGCCGCCTCATCGTCATCCAGGGCGACACCGAGCCGGCCTCCGTCGAACAGCAGCGCCATCTCGGCGCCACCGCGCCCTCGCTCTACGACATGCGCAACCTGTTCCAGGTCAATGTGGAGGAAGGCCGGCACCTGTGGGCGATGGTCTATCTGCTGCAGAAATATTTCGGCGCCGACGGGCGCGAGGAATCCAACGAGCTGCTGCGCCGCCGCTCCGGTTCGGAGGACGCGCCGCGCATGCTCGGCGCCTTCAACGAGGCGACGCCCGACTGGCTCTCCTTCTTCATGTTCACCTACTTCACCGACCGCGACGGCAAGATGCAGCTCGAAGCGCTCGCCCAGTCCGGCTTCGATCCGCTGTCGCGCACCTGCCGCTTCATGCTGACGGAGGAAGCCCACCACATGTTCGTCGGCGAGACCGGCGTCGGGCGGACCATCGAGCGCACCTGCGAGGCGATGAAGGAGGCCGGTATCACCGACCCCTACGACGTGGAAAAGGTGCGGGCCCTCGGCGTCGTCGACCTGCCGCTGATCCAGAAGAAGCTGAACCTGCACTACACGCTGTCGCTCGACCTCTTCGGTTCCGAAGTCTCCACCAACGCCGCCAACGCCTTCAATGCCGGCATCAAGGGCCGCTTCCAGGAGCACAAGATCGAGGACGACCACCAGCTCGTCAACGACACCTATCCGGTGATCCGGCTGATCGACGGCAAGGCGGTGACGGTCCAGGAGCCGGCGCTGACCGCCCTCAACATGCGCCTGCGCGACGACTACTCCAAGGATGCCGGCGGCGGCGTCGGCCGCTGGAACCGCATCTTCAAGAAGTACGGCGTCGACTTCGAGCTGTCGCTGCCGCACATGGCCTTCCACCGCCATATCGGCGAGTTCTCCGGCGCCTACGCCACGCCGGACGGCACGCTGATCTCCAAGGACGCGTGGGAGAAGCGCCGCGACGAGTGGCTGCCCAACTCCGACGACGGCGATTATCTGGAAAGCCTGATGAAGCCGTGCTTCGAGACCGGCAAGTTCGCCAACTGGATCACGCCGCCGAAGGTCGGCATCGACCACAAGGAAGGCGACTTCGAATACGTGAAGATCTACGACGCGTAA
- the boxA gene encoding benzoyl-CoA 2,3-epoxidase subunit BoxA, whose protein sequence is MNKPVKQHLIDPEICIRCNTCEETCPIDAVTHNDDNYVVLAEKCNFCMSCIAPCPTGAIDNWRVVLEAYPIDEQFEWFELPEQEEISGAAEAAESDDAVEDDVARLLHEAHEGAGGKVHPPASASAPSINLYNRKHPLTAVVQGNYRLTAPDAESDIRHIILSAGNHNFPVLEGQSVGVIPPGTDRIGNPHAPRLYSISSARDGERPNTNNFSLTVKREPEGVCSNYLCDLKKGDTVELTGPFGATFLMPNDTDADIVMICTGTGSAPFRAFTERRRRAAPNANGKLHLFFGARRPEELPYFGPLKKVPTKLLVQNLVFSRLPDRPKEYVQDRMRVEGTTLSELLKKATTHIYVCGLKGMETGVDEALDEISREAGLSWDAIKSEMRESGRYHVETY, encoded by the coding sequence ATGAACAAGCCCGTAAAACAACATCTCATCGATCCGGAAATCTGCATTCGCTGCAATACCTGCGAAGAGACCTGCCCGATCGATGCCGTCACCCATAACGACGACAACTACGTCGTCCTGGCGGAAAAGTGCAATTTCTGCATGAGCTGCATCGCCCCCTGCCCGACCGGCGCCATCGACAACTGGCGGGTCGTGCTGGAGGCCTATCCGATCGACGAGCAGTTCGAGTGGTTCGAACTGCCCGAACAGGAAGAGATCAGCGGCGCGGCGGAGGCGGCCGAGAGCGACGACGCGGTCGAGGACGACGTCGCCCGGCTCCTGCATGAGGCCCATGAGGGCGCCGGCGGCAAGGTGCATCCGCCCGCCTCGGCGTCCGCCCCCAGCATCAACCTCTACAATCGCAAGCATCCGCTGACCGCCGTCGTCCAGGGCAATTACCGACTGACGGCGCCGGATGCGGAGAGCGACATCCGCCACATCATCCTGTCGGCCGGCAACCACAATTTCCCGGTGCTGGAAGGCCAGAGCGTCGGCGTCATCCCGCCCGGCACCGACCGCATCGGCAATCCGCATGCGCCCCGGCTCTACTCCATCTCCAGCGCGCGCGACGGCGAGCGGCCGAACACCAACAACTTCTCGCTCACGGTCAAGCGCGAGCCGGAGGGCGTCTGCTCCAACTACCTATGCGACCTGAAGAAGGGCGACACGGTCGAGCTCACCGGCCCGTTCGGCGCCACCTTCCTGATGCCGAACGACACCGACGCCGATATCGTCATGATCTGCACCGGCACCGGCTCCGCCCCGTTCCGCGCCTTCACCGAGCGGCGGCGCCGCGCAGCGCCGAACGCCAACGGCAAGCTGCACCTCTTCTTCGGCGCAAGGCGGCCGGAGGAACTGCCCTATTTCGGCCCGCTGAAGAAGGTGCCGACCAAGCTGCTGGTGCAGAACCTCGTCTTCTCCCGCCTGCCGGACCGGCCCAAGGAATACGTCCAGGACCGCATGCGCGTGGAGGGCACTACCCTCTCGGAGCTCTTGAAAAAGGCCACCACCCACATCTATGTCTGCGGCCTGAAGGGCATGGAGACCGGCGTCGACGAGGCGCTTGACGAGATCAGCCGCGAGGCCGGGCTCTCCTGGGACGCCATCAAGTCGGAGATGCGGGAGAGCGGCCGGTACCATGTCGAAACCTATTGA
- a CDS encoding alpha/beta fold hydrolase produces the protein MRADAPALAAEGLIRVGEAELHYRWIGPGPEDAPTIVMLHEGLGAVTTWRDFPDRLAEATGYGVFVYSRQGYGKSSPCALPRPLDYMTREAVDVVPPLLDAIGFRRGALLGHSDGGSIASVYCGRFDDARVEKLILLAPHFFNEDCCVASIAEINRIFEDGLRDKLERHHGDNVDCAFRGWADSWLHPDFLKWNIEADLAGVSVPTLVVQGRDDEYGTIAQIEAVRRHVSAPVTVAHLEDCGHSPFRDRPDATLDAIFAFLQS, from the coding sequence ATGAGAGCGGATGCCCCGGCGCTCGCCGCCGAAGGCCTGATCCGGGTCGGCGAGGCCGAGCTGCACTATCGCTGGATCGGGCCGGGGCCCGAGGACGCGCCGACCATCGTCATGCTCCACGAGGGGCTCGGGGCGGTCACCACCTGGCGCGACTTCCCGGACCGGCTGGCAGAGGCGACCGGCTACGGCGTCTTCGTCTATTCGCGCCAGGGCTACGGCAAGTCGTCCCCCTGCGCCCTGCCCCGCCCGCTCGACTATATGACGCGCGAGGCCGTCGACGTGGTGCCGCCGCTGCTCGACGCCATCGGGTTCCGGCGCGGCGCGCTCCTTGGCCATTCCGACGGCGGCTCGATCGCCTCGGTCTATTGCGGCCGCTTCGACGATGCCCGCGTCGAAAAGCTGATCCTGCTGGCGCCGCACTTCTTCAACGAGGACTGCTGCGTCGCGTCCATCGCCGAGATCAACCGGATTTTTGAGGACGGCCTGCGGGACAAGCTGGAGCGCCACCACGGCGACAATGTCGACTGCGCGTTCCGGGGCTGGGCCGATTCCTGGCTGCATCCGGATTTCCTCAAGTGGAATATCGAGGCAGATCTCGCCGGCGTTTCCGTCCCGACCCTCGTCGTCCAGGGCAGGGACGACGAATACGGCACCATCGCCCAGATCGAGGCGGTGCGCCGGCACGTCAGCGCGCCGGTGACGGTCGCCCATCTTGAGGATTGCGGCCATTCGCCGTTCCGCGATCGGCCCGATGCGACTCTTGATGCGATTTTTGCGTTTCTGCAATCTTAG